In a single window of the Acyrthosiphon pisum isolate AL4f chromosome X, pea_aphid_22Mar2018_4r6ur, whole genome shotgun sequence genome:
- the LOC100163048 gene encoding cAMP-responsive element-binding protein-like 2 has translation MKKSTTTTPASVAKKRSRKSGKKSSDKVDIRAKLERRRQSARDCRARKNLRYQYLDESVADREQAVLSLRQELDKYRIWCIEIDEGRIPEGFQELLDEFGAA, from the exons ATGAAAAAGAGCACTACGACGACTCCGGCTTCAGTGGCCAAAAAGCGGAGTCGTAAGTCTGGAAAGAAGTCCAGTGACAAAGTGGACATCAGAGCCAAACTAG AGAGGAGACGTCAAAGCGCCCGTGATTGTCGGGCAAGAAAAAATTTACGCTACCAATACTTGGATGAGTCGGTGGCAGACCGTGAACAGGCGGTCTTATCTCTGCGACAGGAACTggataaa TACAGAATATGGTGCATTGAAATTGATGAAGGCAGGATTCCAGAAGGTTTCCAAGAACTCTTGGATGAATTTGGTGCTGCATAA